In Dyadobacter sp. NIV53, a single window of DNA contains:
- a CDS encoding RagB/SusD family nutrient uptake outer membrane protein: MKKISYIAFLLGSSMLLPSCQDQLDLKPISQTVVGGDGTGTAGSSIKDAASAEAALAGCYSIFKSSSSEYYVMDYFILGDGESDNAYAGADNAAWFEVDEFRILSTNAVAARDWQYLYGHVASANSIIANVPKVTDAGLSADRKAQIVGEAKFMRARAYFDLVRIFGDIPLVVDELPTITSSNVEEVYGKLYPARSSAEDVYTQIIKDLDEAATVVPKSGPDKMTVTPGAVYTLLAKVYATKKDWEKVKTNADKVIGLGYSLMPNFEDLWDGKHENSAEAIFELNFEDWSTGGNWGSSMFYGTDWKKFNTPSNDLLKAYDDEKDVVRKASTVFTADVTGKWSDKYWPLTKFPFAYKMRNTDASQNIVMYRLADVLLLKAEALNETGDLAGARTLVNQVRTRVKLPAATAADQTAMRLAIEKERRLELAFEGQRWYDLARTDRAIAVMDAVKDGSGNSLKYNVTQTRLLWPIPQGEIDKNASLTQNKGY; encoded by the coding sequence ATGAAAAAGATAAGTTATATAGCTTTTTTACTGGGATCATCCATGCTGCTGCCCTCTTGTCAGGATCAGCTGGATTTAAAGCCAATTTCCCAAACAGTAGTTGGTGGTGACGGAACAGGAACGGCCGGTTCTTCTATCAAAGATGCGGCAAGTGCTGAAGCGGCTTTGGCGGGTTGTTATTCTATTTTCAAAAGCAGTTCATCGGAATATTATGTGATGGATTATTTTATATTGGGTGACGGCGAATCCGACAATGCTTATGCTGGTGCGGATAACGCGGCCTGGTTTGAAGTAGATGAATTCCGTATCCTGTCAACAAATGCGGTTGCAGCCAGAGACTGGCAATATTTGTACGGCCATGTTGCAAGTGCGAATTCCATTATTGCCAATGTTCCGAAAGTGACGGATGCGGGTTTATCGGCTGACCGGAAAGCGCAGATCGTGGGTGAAGCGAAATTTATGCGGGCACGTGCGTATTTCGATCTCGTTCGGATTTTTGGTGATATTCCTTTGGTAGTAGATGAACTGCCGACCATTACCTCTTCTAATGTGGAAGAAGTTTACGGGAAATTGTATCCTGCCAGAAGTTCTGCGGAGGATGTTTATACACAAATTATCAAGGATCTTGACGAAGCGGCTACGGTTGTTCCAAAGTCCGGTCCGGATAAAATGACTGTAACGCCGGGAGCCGTTTACACATTGCTGGCAAAGGTTTATGCGACAAAGAAGGATTGGGAAAAGGTAAAAACCAATGCAGATAAAGTAATCGGACTGGGTTATTCCTTAATGCCAAATTTCGAAGATCTTTGGGATGGAAAGCATGAAAACAGTGCGGAGGCTATTTTTGAACTAAATTTTGAAGATTGGTCAACCGGTGGAAACTGGGGTTCTTCGATGTTTTACGGTACGGATTGGAAGAAATTCAACACACCTTCCAACGATTTGTTAAAAGCTTATGACGACGAAAAAGACGTTGTTCGCAAGGCTTCGACAGTTTTCACGGCTGATGTAACTGGCAAATGGTCGGACAAATACTGGCCTTTGACGAAGTTTCCTTTTGCCTACAAAATGCGTAATACGGATGCTTCCCAAAATATAGTCATGTATCGTTTGGCGGATGTATTACTTTTAAAAGCGGAAGCACTCAATGAAACCGGCGATTTGGCTGGTGCCCGCACTTTGGTAAACCAGGTCAGAACTCGTGTAAAACTTCCGGCAGCAACTGCTGCTGACCAAACTGCAATGCGACTGGCAATAGAAAAAGAGCGTCGTCTGGAATTGGCATTTGAAGGCCAGCGCTGGTATGACCTGGCTCGTACGGACAGGGCAATTGCAGTGATGGACGCGGTTAAGGA
- a CDS encoding TonB-dependent receptor — MGKRVTMFIAMIFAVVGLANGQDITVKGVIKDQQNQTLPGASVLVKGTQSGTVTDVDGKYSIGVPNAQSVLVISFIGYGSQEITVGNQTQINVTLSADLKSLDEVIVIGYGTQKRGDVTTAIASVSTKDIEERPIIQAAQALQGKAAGVQVTQPSGKPGSALSIRVRGATSVQAGNEPLYVIDGVPTMDTRDLNVNDIESIQVLKDASSAAIYGARASNGVVIVTTKRGKANQSQVSFGAYYGFSNIAKKINVLNPQQYADLMNEMGNNVTVGSQTTDWNKEVFKKGHNQNYQLSFSGGTDKSKYFVSGAMTRDNGIIKPASYNRYSFRANLDNQIKSWFKLTTNFSYANAKIRDVKDNNNAGRNAVVLGALGAPPTMGIYTQDSIRGTIFSTNPLKAGWDNPLAAMYGPTQAAKDNRIFGNVVGDITLAKGLFVRSNFGIDYMNHSNDYYLDPYRTTEGWGSSGSTHGLGNATRSNSFTYLWENTLNYEKNWNKHNFSALAGTTVQKNTWNNSYIAGRDFPSDGIVKTMNAANEITDAYTEQSEWFLNSYLGRLMYNFDSRYLITANFRADGSSKLAKGNQWGFFPSVSAGWRISAEPFMQDVKFINDLKLRGGWGQNGNQEGLANYASYGLNTYTRRTPTVPPSGPAVTNPSYAPNPDLRWETTTQSNIGIDLSMLQGRVTVTADAYLKKTNDLLLNVPLPNTSGYTYMPRNSGKLENKGLEFVLSTVNFDKSAFQWTTDFNIAFNKNKITDLQLSKIYRYADVEGRSDQIIILQEGASLGTFYGYIAEGVNPETGDMIYKDVNGDGAFSPSDRTILGSAQPKFTYGMNNNLTYKSFSLSFLFQGSQGNKAFNASRLETEGMYDSKNQSTEVLRRWQKAGDITDIPRATDGNVNNSLISSRFVENASFLRLKSTTISYALKKEFANKIKLSRASIYVTAQNLLTFTKYKGFDPEVNAFTSSGATLGIDYGTYPVSRAFVAGINVQF, encoded by the coding sequence ATGGGAAAGCGAGTTACGATGTTCATTGCCATGATTTTTGCAGTGGTCGGCCTTGCAAACGGGCAGGATATTACTGTGAAAGGAGTAATTAAAGATCAGCAAAACCAGACACTGCCGGGCGCGAGTGTTTTGGTAAAGGGGACGCAATCTGGTACAGTTACAGATGTGGATGGGAAATATTCAATTGGAGTGCCAAACGCGCAATCAGTTCTGGTTATTTCTTTTATAGGTTACGGGTCTCAGGAAATTACCGTGGGAAACCAAACCCAGATTAATGTGACACTTTCAGCCGATCTTAAAAGTCTGGATGAGGTTATTGTAATAGGTTATGGAACACAGAAACGTGGTGATGTGACAACGGCCATTGCTTCGGTAAGTACAAAAGATATCGAAGAAAGGCCGATCATTCAGGCAGCTCAGGCATTGCAGGGAAAAGCAGCGGGTGTTCAGGTGACGCAGCCTTCTGGTAAGCCGGGAAGTGCTTTGTCGATTCGTGTGCGTGGTGCGACTTCGGTACAGGCAGGAAACGAGCCTTTGTATGTAATCGACGGAGTTCCAACCATGGATACGAGGGATTTGAATGTGAATGATATTGAAAGCATTCAGGTTTTGAAAGATGCTTCGTCGGCTGCGATTTATGGTGCGAGAGCTTCTAACGGCGTCGTTATCGTAACAACGAAAAGAGGTAAAGCCAATCAGTCTCAGGTTAGTTTTGGCGCATATTATGGCTTTTCAAATATTGCCAAAAAGATCAACGTCCTCAATCCGCAGCAATATGCTGATCTGATGAATGAAATGGGCAATAATGTAACCGTTGGAAGCCAGACTACGGATTGGAATAAAGAGGTTTTCAAAAAAGGCCATAACCAGAATTACCAGCTTTCTTTTTCCGGCGGTACCGACAAGAGTAAATACTTTGTGTCGGGTGCGATGACGAGAGATAACGGTATTATTAAACCGGCCAGCTACAACAGGTATTCATTCCGTGCAAATCTTGACAATCAGATCAAAAGCTGGTTTAAGCTGACAACCAATTTCAGTTATGCCAACGCGAAGATCAGAGATGTAAAAGACAATAATAACGCCGGTCGTAATGCAGTGGTTTTGGGTGCTTTGGGTGCTCCGCCAACGATGGGGATTTACACTCAGGATAGCATAAGAGGTACTATTTTTTCTACAAATCCGCTAAAAGCAGGATGGGACAATCCACTCGCTGCGATGTACGGACCTACCCAGGCGGCAAAGGATAACAGAATTTTTGGTAACGTGGTTGGAGACATTACTTTGGCAAAAGGGCTGTTTGTACGTTCCAATTTCGGGATCGATTACATGAATCATTCCAACGACTATTACCTCGATCCGTACCGGACTACCGAAGGCTGGGGAAGCAGTGGAAGTACGCACGGACTTGGAAATGCTACGAGAAGCAACTCGTTTACTTATCTGTGGGAAAATACGCTGAATTATGAAAAGAACTGGAACAAACATAATTTCTCAGCACTTGCCGGAACTACGGTTCAGAAAAATACCTGGAATAATTCGTACATCGCCGGCCGCGATTTTCCTTCTGACGGAATTGTGAAAACGATGAATGCCGCCAATGAAATTACAGACGCCTATACCGAACAATCCGAATGGTTTTTAAACTCATACCTGGGTCGGTTGATGTATAATTTTGACAGTAGATATTTGATCACAGCGAATTTCAGGGCGGACGGATCATCTAAACTGGCAAAGGGAAATCAATGGGGCTTCTTTCCATCGGTTTCTGCCGGATGGCGTATTTCTGCTGAGCCGTTTATGCAGGATGTCAAGTTTATCAATGACCTGAAACTACGAGGAGGCTGGGGACAGAATGGTAATCAGGAAGGATTGGCCAATTATGCGTCGTATGGTTTGAACACTTACACCCGTCGCACGCCTACCGTTCCGCCTTCCGGGCCTGCCGTTACGAATCCTTCATACGCTCCGAATCCTGATTTGAGATGGGAAACAACGACTCAAAGTAATATTGGTATTGACCTGAGTATGCTGCAGGGACGCGTGACGGTTACCGCGGACGCCTACCTGAAAAAGACGAATGATCTGCTGTTGAATGTGCCTTTGCCAAATACAAGCGGGTATACTTACATGCCAAGAAACTCAGGGAAACTTGAAAATAAAGGTCTTGAATTTGTACTGTCGACTGTGAATTTTGACAAATCTGCATTTCAATGGACAACGGATTTCAACATTGCTTTCAACAAGAATAAAATTACCGACTTACAGCTGAGCAAAATTTACCGTTATGCGGATGTGGAAGGACGTAGCGACCAGATCATCATTTTGCAGGAAGGTGCTTCATTGGGCACGTTTTACGGATATATTGCTGAGGGTGTAAATCCTGAAACGGGTGATATGATCTACAAAGATGTAAATGGCGATGGTGCTTTTTCTCCGTCTGACCGGACCATACTTGGATCTGCACAGCCGAAATTCACCTACGGAATGAATAATAACCTGACTTACAAAAGTTTCAGCTTATCGTTCCTGTTCCAGGGATCGCAGGGCAACAAGGCATTTAATGCATCCCGTTTGGAAACAGAAGGAATGTATGACAGTAAAAACCAGTCTACGGAAGTGTTGAGGCGTTGGCAAAAAGCGGGTGATATCACCGATATTCCAAGAGCGACAGATGGTAATGTGAACAACTCGCTGATTTCTTCTCGTTTTGTTGAAAATGCATCTTTCTTACGTCTTAAAAGCACAACAATTTCCTATGCTTTAAAGAAAGAATTTGCCAATAAAATTAAGTTGAGCAGAGCTTCTATTTACGTTACAGCGCAAAACCTGCTGACTTTTACGAAATACAAAGGGTTTGATCCTGAGGTAAATGCGTTTACTTCGAGCGGTGCAACTTTGGGTATCGACTATGGGACTTACCCGGTTTCACGTGCATTCGTAGCAGGTATTAATGTTCAGTTTTAA
- a CDS encoding transposase — MTLNEKLKDSQNVKLESQVVERTKEVLEKSAIIEAQNEELTQVNELLQKQKEEILQMNLLLEKDNEVLQTNVVKVTQARVMSTEVNFEEFSKIYPDNESCFRFLAGMKWKNGTANDHYECRKCGHDHYFHGHTPYSRRCAKCDYDESVISHTIFQNTRIPINKAFYMVFLIYTTKGKISSHKLSEILSIRQSTCWAYGSRIKKAMHDRRKEIAASKSGEGWSLLVLDHSLEPA; from the coding sequence ATGACGCTGAATGAAAAACTGAAAGATTCTCAGAATGTTAAACTTGAATCTCAGGTAGTGGAAAGAACCAAAGAAGTTTTGGAAAAATCGGCGATTATTGAAGCGCAGAACGAGGAATTGACGCAAGTGAATGAGCTTCTGCAAAAACAAAAGGAAGAAATTTTGCAAATGAACCTTCTTCTGGAAAAAGATAATGAAGTCCTGCAAACTAACGTGGTGAAAGTGACGCAGGCACGCGTGATGTCTACTGAAGTTAACTTTGAAGAATTCTCGAAAATATATCCTGATAATGAAAGCTGTTTCCGGTTTCTGGCTGGTATGAAATGGAAAAATGGTACTGCGAATGATCACTATGAATGCCGGAAATGCGGGCACGATCATTATTTCCATGGCCATACTCCTTACAGTCGGCGGTGTGCAAAATGTGATTACGACGAATCAGTAATTTCTCATACAATCTTTCAAAATACCCGCATTCCTATCAACAAGGCATTCTATATGGTCTTTTTGATTTACACTACAAAGGGAAAAATTTCTTCTCATAAACTGTCCGAAATCCTTTCGATACGGCAGAGCACTTGTTGGGCTTACGGTAGCAGAATCAAAAAGGCAATGCACGACCGGAGGAAAGAAATTGCCGCTTCTAAGTCCGGCGAGGGGTGGAGTTTGTTGGTGCTTGACCATTCTTTGGAGCCGGCATAA